From Pelosinus fermentans DSM 17108, the proteins below share one genomic window:
- a CDS encoding ABC transporter permease, with translation MFHKIADRFGIGIAIVALFIFLSVSSPHFLDIANLLNILLQVSISTIIAVGMTFVILTSGIDLSVGPLTAFSSVIIGLTLHLDIGIGIPILSGILVGGLLGFMNGILIAKLKIPAFIATLGMMSVARGAALFITNGQTIHMFPSEFRFISAGNLMSIPIPVIYALVIVVIAIFILNYTKFGRHIYAIGGNKEAARLSGINVKYVETWAYIICGIACGIGAVILTGRLNAAQPIAGIGYELDAIAAVIIGGTSLNGGEGSIGGTLMGAVLIGMLRNGLNLLNVSPFLQQIVIGAVIVSAVFFDQYRRAKKDSSAAKGLNRPSQAMGTAKPYQ, from the coding sequence ATGTTTCATAAGATTGCAGATCGATTCGGAATCGGAATTGCAATTGTCGCATTGTTTATATTTTTGTCAGTCAGCAGTCCTCATTTCCTGGATATTGCCAATCTACTCAACATTTTGCTGCAAGTTTCGATTTCAACGATTATTGCCGTCGGCATGACTTTTGTTATCCTCACCTCTGGCATTGATTTATCCGTAGGACCGCTGACGGCATTTTCCAGTGTCATAATCGGCTTAACGTTACATTTAGATATTGGTATTGGTATACCGATACTGAGTGGAATTTTAGTTGGTGGTTTACTAGGCTTTATGAATGGAATATTGATTGCCAAACTTAAAATTCCAGCATTCATTGCAACCCTGGGTATGATGAGTGTGGCAAGAGGAGCCGCCTTATTTATTACAAACGGGCAGACAATACATATGTTTCCTAGTGAATTTCGTTTCATAAGTGCTGGAAATCTGATGAGTATTCCGATTCCCGTCATTTATGCTCTTGTTATTGTAGTGATTGCGATCTTTATTTTAAATTATACTAAATTTGGCCGTCACATTTACGCTATTGGAGGAAATAAAGAAGCTGCTCGTTTATCGGGAATTAATGTGAAGTATGTAGAAACATGGGCCTATATCATTTGCGGCATAGCATGCGGTATTGGTGCTGTCATTTTGACTGGTCGTTTGAATGCTGCACAGCCTATTGCAGGAATCGGCTATGAACTGGATGCCATCGCTGCCGTTATCATTGGCGGTACCAGTTTAAATGGCGGTGAGGGATCTATTGGCGGTACACTTATGGGAGCGGTTCTGATTGGGATGCTGCGCAATGGCTTAAATCTTCTGAATGTTTCGCCTTTTCTGCAGCAAATTGTGATTGGTGCCGTTATTGTTAGTGCTGTGTTTTTTGATCAGTATAGAAGAGCAAAAAAAGACAGCAGTGCAGCCAAGGGACTGAATCGACCAAGCCAAGCAATGGGGACCGCAAAGCCATATCAATGA
- a CDS encoding sugar ABC transporter substrate-binding protein: MYKKTLAILVGVGLMASLVTGCGSSGGDKPAAKTDKKELKIGFVMKTLSNPFFISMEKGAQKAGKELGVKLEVQVGQEETSIEQQIAIVENMIVTKVDAICIAPGGSKEIVPVLKKAQDAGIPIINIDNRIDGDAAKAAGLKPIPYVGASNIDGGYLAGKYLAEQLKGKGKVAIIEGIQGVDNAEGRKNGAKKAFAEYKDIQIVASQSANWKTEEGLNVMTNILQANPDLNGVFCANDMMAFGAIQAIDGVGKSGKIIVTAYDALDQAKVYIKEGKMASTVDQKPDDQGYYGVKYAVDLINKKEVPMEYMVKLENITK, translated from the coding sequence ATGTACAAAAAAACATTAGCGATTCTGGTGGGAGTAGGCCTAATGGCATCTTTAGTAACTGGATGCGGCAGTTCCGGCGGCGATAAACCTGCTGCGAAGACGGACAAGAAAGAGTTAAAAATTGGCTTTGTTATGAAGACATTAAGTAATCCGTTTTTTATCAGTATGGAGAAAGGCGCTCAAAAGGCTGGGAAAGAATTAGGTGTGAAATTGGAAGTTCAGGTAGGTCAAGAAGAAACTTCAATTGAACAGCAAATTGCCATTGTAGAAAATATGATTGTGACAAAAGTGGATGCAATATGTATTGCTCCAGGCGGTTCGAAAGAAATCGTACCTGTTTTGAAAAAGGCGCAGGATGCAGGAATTCCAATTATTAATATTGATAATCGTATTGATGGGGATGCAGCGAAAGCGGCTGGACTTAAACCCATTCCGTATGTTGGTGCCAGTAATATTGATGGGGGTTATCTTGCAGGTAAATATTTGGCTGAGCAGCTGAAAGGGAAAGGGAAAGTGGCCATCATAGAAGGTATTCAGGGAGTCGATAATGCAGAGGGAAGAAAGAATGGAGCTAAAAAAGCATTTGCTGAGTACAAAGATATCCAAATCGTCGCTTCTCAATCTGCAAATTGGAAGACTGAAGAAGGTCTCAATGTAATGACAAACATTCTGCAGGCGAATCCAGATCTTAATGGGGTATTTTGTGCTAATGATATGATGGCTTTCGGTGCCATTCAAGCCATTGATGGCGTTGGTAAATCCGGGAAAATAATAGTAACAGCGTATGATGCTTTAGACCAAGCGAAAGTATACATTAAAGAAGGAAAAATGGCATCAACTGTGGATCAAAAACCTGATGATCAAGGTTACTATGGTGTAAAATATGCCGTTGACTTGATCAATAAGAAAGAGGTGCCTATGGAGTATATGGTTAAATTGGAAAATATCACGAAATAA
- a CDS encoding N-acetylmuramoyl-L-alanine amidase family protein yields MRRFRSAFLSLLFLMLFLVPQVGMAALNDNKPGAKPAAAITSLKATALSQTKLSGNNQLINVRWLVHKDAVEGTSKLRLVIDTKDAVRVSSKLDGTKGSQLVIDINGAAVGNVNNLVDLDGKIADKVRFIKKDNTNSQVIVDLSTMIEDSDYKVFTLKSDAINNKTFRVVIDVNQVVPKVEYNFTAGLRNKVIAIDPGHGGSDPGAIGPNKLQEKTVTLAVAQKVQALLEKAGAKVLMTRKTDVDVFGPNASAVDELNARTLGANNNKADVFVSLHINAFTSPSVGGTATYYYQKSNYDILLANCIQDNLVKTGGLQDRGINAAGFYVIKKTKMPSVLAELGFISNPDEEKLLSTPQFQQKMAQGIVQGLDDFFAQAAKKGGGL; encoded by the coding sequence TTGCGTCGATTTCGTTCTGCTTTCTTAAGTCTGCTATTCTTGATGCTATTTTTGGTGCCTCAGGTTGGTATGGCGGCGTTAAATGATAATAAACCAGGGGCTAAACCAGCGGCAGCTATAACTTCACTGAAAGCAACAGCGCTATCGCAGACAAAACTTTCTGGTAACAATCAGTTAATCAATGTTCGGTGGCTAGTACATAAAGATGCTGTGGAAGGGACCAGTAAATTACGCTTAGTAATTGATACCAAGGATGCCGTGAGAGTCAGCAGCAAGCTGGATGGGACAAAAGGCTCTCAGTTAGTCATTGATATTAATGGTGCAGCAGTGGGAAATGTTAATAATTTAGTAGATTTAGATGGCAAAATTGCGGACAAGGTTCGATTTATTAAAAAAGATAATACCAACAGTCAAGTTATAGTGGACTTATCTACTATGATTGAGGATAGTGACTACAAAGTATTTACTTTGAAAAGTGACGCAATTAATAATAAGACCTTTCGTGTGGTAATTGATGTGAATCAAGTCGTACCTAAGGTTGAGTATAACTTTACTGCTGGTTTAAGGAATAAAGTGATTGCTATTGACCCTGGGCATGGTGGCAGTGATCCAGGCGCCATTGGTCCCAACAAATTGCAGGAGAAGACTGTGACTTTGGCAGTAGCACAAAAGGTACAGGCTTTACTAGAAAAGGCAGGCGCTAAAGTATTAATGACCAGAAAGACAGATGTAGATGTCTTTGGACCTAATGCTAGCGCCGTTGATGAATTAAATGCTAGAACGTTGGGGGCAAATAACAATAAGGCAGACGTATTTGTCAGCCTGCATATTAATGCCTTCACCAGTCCCAGCGTAGGCGGTACAGCTACTTATTATTATCAGAAGAGTAATTACGATATCTTGTTGGCAAATTGTATTCAAGACAACTTGGTTAAAACCGGGGGACTGCAAGATCGTGGAATTAATGCCGCAGGATTTTATGTAATTAAAAAAACCAAAATGCCTTCTGTCTTGGCTGAGTTAGGTTTTATTTCTAATCCTGATGAAGAAAAATTGTTGAGTACTCCACAATTCCAGCAGAAAATGGCGCAAGGGATTGTGCAGGGATTAGATGACTTTTTTGCTCAAGCCGCTAAAAAGGGAGGTGGCTTATAG
- a CDS encoding GerMN domain-containing protein produces the protein MFGKRIALVSMLLMLSIMLGGCDTAAPQSPTVPNAQNENSQTGTESGKTVKPGQDTMTMTVYFATKDAANLISEKYVVPKNSHPAQTAMELLIAGTKNPDLVAVFPAGTKLRNISVKDHIAYVDFNDSLIKNNKGGSALEILLVGAIVNTLTEFHDIQKVQILVEGKKIDTISGHMDIGEPLSRSEKIIKKSK, from the coding sequence GTGTTTGGTAAAAGAATCGCTTTAGTAAGCATGTTGCTCATGCTGTCCATAATGCTGGGGGGCTGCGATACTGCCGCTCCTCAGTCGCCGACAGTGCCGAATGCGCAAAATGAAAATTCCCAAACAGGAACAGAGTCTGGCAAAACAGTGAAGCCAGGGCAAGATACGATGACTATGACAGTATATTTTGCAACAAAAGATGCGGCGAATTTAATCAGTGAGAAATATGTGGTTCCCAAGAATAGTCATCCGGCGCAAACTGCCATGGAGTTATTGATAGCAGGAACCAAGAACCCTGATTTAGTCGCTGTATTTCCGGCAGGAACCAAGTTGCGGAATATTTCGGTTAAGGATCATATTGCCTATGTTGATTTTAATGATAGTTTAATAAAGAACAATAAGGGTGGCTCAGCCTTAGAAATATTGCTGGTAGGTGCCATTGTCAATACATTAACCGAGTTTCATGATATACAAAAAGTGCAAATTCTGGTAGAGGGCAAAAAGATTGATACGATATCAGGTCATATGGATATCGGAGAACCTTTAAGCCGATCTGAGAAAATAATTAAAAAAAGTAAATAA